The Helicoverpa armigera isolate CAAS_96S chromosome 7, ASM3070526v1, whole genome shotgun sequence genomic sequence TGTACCAAAACATGCACCCACGTCTCGGCAAGGTTGTAAATGTAAGGAATCAGCGAAAATAACACCTGAAACACATGGATATATTTTTGATGTACCAAAACCTGTGAAACTGAAAACATGCCAGTGCAAGGAGTCATCAGCGGGACATAATACTACAACGCAAGAACAATCAAATACCACACAAATATACAGCATAAATAGGCTGGAAACACAATTCATTGTATCTGATATTCATcacaattttaacaaaaaaagttgTAACTGTAGCAAATCATCAAAATCTAAATCAGAATTATCTCAACAAATATTTGAGGTACCGAAGTATACTTCTAAATCAAAGAAAAAGAGTTGCCAGTGCGGTCcaacatataaaagaaaatccgAATCACATGGATATGTTTATGAGGTAACGAAATATAAACCAACAAAAACTGCAcaagaaattttcaaaaatatactcgGAACACAAGCTCGTGCGATCGGATTGTTACCGAATAAATGCcgaaaaaataattgtaagaaatctgaatataaattaaaaggaCCTGGATTTGTTTACGACGTCCCAAAATATCCACGTAAGCCAACATCACGGAAAAGCTATGAGAGCAGTGACTCAGCTAAATTGAAATCTGAATCACATGGATATATTTATGAGGTACCAAGATATATGAAAGAACAATCTGGCGATGATCAGAAAAGATGCGCGTGCAGAGGTccaccaaaaatacaatttcgatCATCGGAATATAGTGAATATCAAAAGTATAATATGACATCGCGAGAACCGTGTAATACCACACAAATATTCAGCATTAATAGACTAGAAACACAATACGCAGCATATAACGCCATTtgcaatatgaataaaaaactttgtaCTTGTCATGCCCcagaaaaacaaaaacctgAATTAGCTGGGTACATATATGACGTACCGAAGAATATAAATTCTAAATCAGAGAAGAGCAATTGCGAGTGCAGCCCCACAGAAAAAAGGGAATCCGAATCACATGGGTATGTGTATGAGGTACCGAAATAtgaaccaaataaaaatggaacAAATGCATTTCGAAAAGACAGAACACAAGTAAGTTGCGAATGTAAAACAGTAATAGGATCTGGATTTGTACACGATCTGCCAAGACATCCTGATGCACCAACGACACGAAAAAGTTGTGAATGTACTGATTCAGCGAATCAGCGAAATAAATCTGAATCTCACGGATACATCTATGAAGTGCCGAAGAATTCTCGTAATGAGTCTTCagataataaaactaaattatctaCCAACAAAAAGACATGTGAGTGCAAAGAACCTACCAAAAGTAAACCTGAATCATTTGGATATGAATTCACATACATGAAAAGTAAGCTCTGTTCAGaagatgtaataaaattaataaataaacaaaaacaaacaattgaatcactgtCCAATCAATATAAGAACAGCAGCAGTAATGGTTTAGCATCAAAAGATAAATCTCTATGCGGTTGTAATAACTCAAGTAGATATAAATCTAATAGTAACGCACAAGACTTATTCAAAGATATACTCGAAATACAGAAAAATGCAATTGAAACACTGACTAATAAATATCACAAGAAAAACTGTGATTGTAATGTTTGTAAGAAAAATGAATTAGAGTCGTCTGGTTTTATATACGAGCTACCGAAATTGGCTCATGTATCAACAgtacaagaaaataattgcGAATGCGCTGAATCCTCAAAACAAATATCAGATTCACCTCGGTACGAAGTCGATTTAACGAAAGAAAGCTGCGCGTGCAGTGCCGACAATGAATATGAAGCCACTAAAAGTTCACAAATAGTTGAATCAAAAAGTATTCCACCTGAATCACAAAACAATTGTAAACAGATGTTGTGTACAGATACAGAAACAGCAAAACTTTCTGATTTAATACTCAAAGACAATGTACCATGTAACGAAAAGAGATCATCAAAAGATAATTTAGAATTAAATAACTGTCCATGTGTACCATTAAACGCAAACAATGCACCACCAACGGAAACGAACAATGATGCCGCGCAATGCAATACAGGAAAAGCAATGTTAAGTGCAGAAGTGATGGATGTGCCATACACAGAATTTAACGCCTCAGTAGCATGCGCAAAATCAGAGTCGTctaacaaattgaaaaaattaacaaaatacgatatatttaaaagaatcaAAGAAGCATACAAAGCATGCAGTTGCAAAGTTTGCGAATGCATTGCTGGAAAACCGGTCAAACCTgatatatgtaaatgtaaaccTTGTGAATGCACTGACTGTTTAAGCTTTTTAGAAAGAAATGACTTTAATACGTCATCGAGTGGAAGTAGTAAATGTACATGTGACGGGTGCAACAAAAGCCTATGTCCAGTGGCGATGAATAAACTAGAAATATGTGACTGTTCTCCATGCAACTGTGTAGATTGCGCAAGAGGTTTTACAAAATCTTGCGATTGTGAACCATGTCAATGTGTAGTTTGTAAAGCTAGAACTATTCCCCAACGTCAAACCTTGGTGGTCGCACCTGTTGGCAGGGAACAAAACGTACAGCGTATAGCTTGCACTTGTTCACCATGCGACTGCATCGAATGCGGCCAAGTTCATCGTTTAACTTCAAGTGTGATGCATGAAATGTCTACTGGAACCAACCGTCATGCTTTGTGCAGATGTGAAATCTGCCTCGATGACGCTTGCGATCAAAGCGGAGTCGATTCTTGTAAATGTCCAAAACGTAACAAAGTTATGAATAAACCAGTCGAAAAAGATACACACGATTTTGATATCAGGGTCGCTACTATAGTGCAGAAACCTATGGCACAACAGAATAACAGAAAAGGAAAGAGTCACGATACCATAGCCATGTTTGCAGCAGTACCCAATACGTATCCTGATTTGCAAAGCAGCATTCAAGAATGCACCTGCGAGGAGGGGTGTGAATGTATTTCTTGTGTCTACAAAGAACATgctattaattcaattaaatcttCACAACTATTTACATCCATAGAAACGGGAGCAAAATCAAGTATTTCTGAAAATAGAACATTTTCAAGTTATCATTGTCAACTATGTAAAACACAGATGGACGATAGGTCTAGTTTAAATGTTCCAGTTCACATGTCAGCGACGTCAAAATGTATGTCTGAGTGTTGTGATTGTATAGATTGTGGAAAAAATGAATCAAGATCACCGCAACGTTCACTTACCGTACCTTATAATCGTATGGGTCACGAACAATCAATGTCTAAGAATAATGCGAAGGCTTCGCATGAgattaatttgcaaaataatgaGATTTCCGATAGTGTTCTATCTGGTTATTCATCAATAGAAACATCTTCAAAAATATCTTGCCACAAAGGTTATGGCATGATTACACAAAAttctagaaataaaaacaagtccTGGGAAAGTTCTTGCAATAGCTCAGGTCACGATTATCCAGAGTATTTAATACAATTTCCAAAATCGACTGTAGAACATTGCCTAAAAGATGTAATGGAGTCAGATAtggataaaaatgttaaacttGGCCAATTCAATACAAATTCAAATGCAACTGAAGAACAAACAGAGTTGAACTCATTTGATACTTCTTTagcaaaagaaaattattttcttgaatGTGGTATAACAGATTCACATAATTCAGAATATATTTGTAGAACTAAGAATAACTGCGATGTATCCTGCCTTCCTGATTCTCCGCAATATTCACTCCATACAAATGCCAAGGGCAGTAACACGCTCGACTCTAACCAACATTTAGTTTTGCAAGTCAATAATCGTCAATGCTCACATAAACCCGAAACAAACGAATGTCACGAAAGTaacgttaaacaaacaaaagacatAAATGAATTGCAAGCCTCTTGTTATGTTCTAGATAGAAGATCTTCTTGTAATAACAATGATGAAAGTATTTATGTTGGAAACCGTACAATTTTCAATCCAATGCCTAATGATAATGAATTTCATGCTTCAGATAAGGTTTTTGATCATAATATCGCCGATGATAACACCACCAACGTTTTACTTCCCATACATAATGAACAATATTGTACTAGAAAGTATTTAGAACAATTACCACAATCATGCCTTGTCAGTGCTGCAAATGGTTTGAGTTTCGAGGATTACGAAAGAATCCGAAAAACTCTCAAAGAAGCTAAAGAGTTTACCAGAGagttaataaaactattaaaaatgtacGAAAAAGCAAACAACGATTTTGATAGTGTATCTGAAAAGCTGAAAATATCCCATGCATCTCTATTAAGTGGTGACATAAACGCAATTCGTGGCGCCAGAAAAGATGTCGTGGAAGACCGTATTGTCAGCGAAGAagaatacaataaaatgaaCCACGAGCTTCAAGGAGGTCATTTACAAGCTCCTCCTGTAAGGGAAATATTAAGTTCCTCGTCTATTATACATATGAAAAGACACATTTCGGATTCAGTGTATGGTGATCATGATAATGACAATATGTCTCAAAAATCAATCATTAAAGATATTTCTAATTTTCAGAAAATGAATGAATCCATAGCTCTAGATCCGTCTCATGATTTTAATTCTGTtttagaaacaaatgaattagTACAAATCGATACACACTTAAACAAGAACGAGGTTTGTTGTGAAAGTGCAGTTAATGTAAAAATGATTGAGGAACATTTGGAGGTAATCCAAAATGTCCAGAACACAACATGCAAGCCCTTAGAGAAGGATTCATTTCATGCTTCAGAGGAAAACACTGCAGTCTGCACTGTAAATAATCGAggcattagaaaaaaatatcgaacACACATtagaaactataaaaaatataccaaactTTTAAGATACATTCTTACAATATCGAGAAAAATTAGTGACATTAGTTCAAATGCTAGTGAATTGACGCCGGTAACAAAATATCATGTCACTGTGGGAACATCCTCAACTGTTGTCGCAGAGTCGATTcaaaaaatgaataatgaacTAAGTACTTTATTACCGATCAAAGACTCTCAAGAACTACATATTTTACGAAGACAAGGAAATGGACTTAatcaaattttgaaaaaactcgAGACCGTATTCCGGAATTTTGAAAAAGATGCAGTGTCTTTAAAAACTAGCGTTCTTGGGAAGAGCTTGGAAGAATATAAAATGGAAATCGGTTCCATAAGACATGTGAGTCAAGTTAAGGTTTTATGTtagaactagctgtttcccaaAAGTCAGAAATATTATAGCTTCGCACCAAGACAAAAGGCAGTCTGCAGCCATCCTCAATAAATAATAGTCATTCACAGTAAAATTAGTATTTGGCTTTAAGATGCTAGCTCTTcagcttaaaaatattaatatacattcAATTAacaatcaaaatttattttctttctttctttctgaagaaataaataaattctgaagaaataaattttattgctcAACCAAAGACGCATGTTTAAAGAGTTAGGATTCTCTTTTCCTCTGCCTTAAGGACGTAAACATTTGGCATACCTAAGCTCGCTTTATAGGTAATCCACTGTTTCAACAGATCAAATTAGTCCATTTATTTAGCTTATAATTGCATGAATGCAAACACTAGAAATTTGTAACTTTCATATAttgtaattcaatattttattacattggaGACAGTTAGTTTTAACTATGTGTACAAACCTGTTCAGGAACTCGAAGAAACAGATACCTGTCCAATTTTAAAGACAAAATCTAGCTGGAACATCGAACCTCGTAAGAATAGTAAAGATTTGTGTATAATTCCATCGATGGAGCTTGATCTAAAGAAAATGGTTCATTCAATACCACAACAGAAGGTTGTCTCCAAAAAACGATTGAATGTGCCCCATCATAAGAATAAAGCTTTAGTAAGTTTATAGTCACTTTAAGAGCAACGATTGTGAAAATATGTCTTCAGAATTTGAAACCTAGGTAAGTTGGTGAGTCAGGGAATCTAGAAGCGACTGCATTCTTCGACACTGTTTCCACGCGcggtaagtttttaatattttatattaacgtCGTAGGGCGAGTGGATTGCTGGTGTAATTGACGTTtcgtctattttttttattattttataattgggTTCTgtgatgatatttaaatattccatCGTTCCAAATTTTTTAGGCTGACCTGCAAGAAGAAGTGAAGAAGCTATTGGAAATGCCAAGTTTGCAACCGCAGGAACCCATTCATTACACTACAGACTGTGTAAAAGAAAACCTTATTAAGAAACAAAGGGTGAGATAAAACCTTTGAAATTTTATGAACATCTATTGTGTACTATTGTGGCGCGTTatgtttgaacgcgctattGCTTAGAGGGTATATAAGTATGAGTGGTTGGAAAATGCACACCCAGGCCAAGACCACGGTTAGttaatttatacataaaagGGATCATGTGAAAACAATATAGCCTGGTTGCATACTAAACCGTTTTATGCTTGTGCTACATTGTGTTTCATCTCAATTATATGTAATTCATCAACATTTTTTACAGAATAAATTCAATTCGGAAATAGAAGAAGCTCCTATGCCAGAGACATCGTTGCCATCATTCTGCAGTAGTAACCAATTCAAACATGTCGACAGAGAAGTATATTGCAGTTCTACGGTATGTCAACAAAAAGGGCAGGGACCTCCTAAGCACATTTGCTGATTATGTTATTGTCATATTGATTGCCTGAAAAAGGAAATAATGAGATAGGACTGGATGGTAGTATGACGGCTGACGGAGAGGAATGGAAGCGAAGAAGGGCAGAACGGAGAGGAAGAATAACCTTACCTacagtattttgtaaattttattacctacgattaatatttaatttcacagAACATGGACATAGCGATGCAAATCAGGGATTTGCTCAACTTGGCGGTAGAAATGATGCCGCTTAAAAGCCAAAGAGGTCTCGACAGTGTTGCCACTGCTACTCGGGTTCCTAGTATGGGAGTAAGTTAACCATTCAATCTTACGCCTCCATAAAACGAATGTATCTGTATTTATCAGTGTAGTTATTTATCGGCAGAATCGATTGAGATGTGTTTTTGTTAGTTGACCACCGCTGGGAAACCAGCGGTGGTTCTTAGagatatttcatcaaaatcggctACACCGTTTTCAAGTTATGAGCGGTTCAATAACTGGACTGGGTTACTTATCTGTGTGGATGCGCCCTGCGTGCGCAATTTTTAGGAATAAGTTCACTGTGTTCGCCAGTGAAGCTAAGTCAGTAGATACATGTACCTAACATTAGATAAGCCCCCATTACGTACTGCTCGTCCTTTaactaataaatgttttctttattagaGTGATACAGACAGTTGCGAATTCCTAAAGGTGGGCTTCACTGCTTTGCGCAGAGTATCAGACAATACTGTGTTTGTCAAGTGGAATGTACCACGAGTTCTCGACAAGGTCAAAGGCTATGAGGTAAAACAAAATAGTTGTTCCccgcgtttttttttaaacctttccATAACTGGGTACAATATATACTGTCACCCGGGGATGGTGTAGCTTCTCAATCAGTCTAATGTGGTATGCACTATAATACTTCCCTTATTTATCTACTACTCTTCTAGTATAACATTctttttatcatattattaaAGTTAGTTACATTTTTCGAGTTAGTTGTTACGAGAAGACAGTAACAAATGAACAATTTCAttacaacgtttttttttttaattgcagcTATTGGTGGACGGGCGTTCCGTAAAGACAATACTCACTCCAACAAAGTCCATGGCCGTGGTCTCATGTTTGCCGCACACAGAAAAAGTGCTGCTGACGATTCGTACCATTACCTCTGACGTATCGACTGGACGCTATCCAGCCACTACCATTATTTACAATCCTCGTGTTaagtaacaataaattaatttagctaTCTTTTACAAACGTGTTTCCTTTTTTATCTTAGGTGCTAACTAAACGATCAAGTTTCTAAATAtccttacaataaaaataataaattcgtgCCTAAGTACTTATGGCATAGGTTTCATTAGTGTGAATGAGAGGGGCAGGTGGCCCTGGGATTTTTTGGTCTAAAAGTTGTAGTGGGAGCTAAGTGGGATCCTTGCAACGACCTCTATATAAATATAGAGGCAACTCTTGTAATCATAGACTTCCTTTAGGTGCCATAGCTATAGTCTATGGCataattgacattgacatactGATATTTGTTGACTGACATTGACAGTTACACAAATATAGAATTTTGTGACGCTCGCTTGGGTCGTATTTGTGAGTCttacgaataaaaaataatatgaatttgttttgaaaatggaTGATCAAAAATATTGCAGAGTATGTCTTGTGACTGATGTTAAGATGTTTAATTTGGAAACTACAACGAGTACGTCAATCGGTGTAGTTTACTCTCACTTGGCTCAAATTCCGGTAAGAGcgtaaatattttgtaggttTGTGGTGTTTGATATACaataaattttgtgaatgaCTATTGCTTCAACTTAATACAAAACCCATCAAGTTTAGTGCCACCTAAATGCTGGACGGGATGCTGaagtaaattttatataaaaatcgtATGGTGGAGAAAAAAATGGAATTCTGAGATTTAAAACCTCTTATTATCGAATCATATTGGTATTGATtgctattaactattttgcaGATATTTGACGGGAACCAACATGTGTGTTTTGAGTGTGCAAGCCTTCTACACAAGTTTCAAGAGTTCAAATCGAAATGTCTCAGAGCAAACAATATACTGTCTAGATTTGAAGTTGGTTCGACACAGGTAAGTtatgaaataacaaatattgaaataagaaGTACCTTTCTAAAAAcaccgcccctaagacgacccactgaccaaacaTAGATTTGTCTCTGGCTGTACTAGATGTGTATTAGAATaatcctgttttatttaatccaGGCAACCAAATCATCTATCAAAAATgtagatagaaaaataaataaattggaatcTACTTTAAAAAATTCCGGTGTGGAGATGTGTGTATGTACCTCCTATGAAGATCCTGCAAATTACATAgaaatcgaaataaataaagttgaagaAAATGAAGTCAAACCTTCAGATATTTGTGTTAAAATTGAAGAGgacaataaaactgaaatagacAAAATACCAGACTTTGATGGAGGTCACAACGATACAGATGAagattataatttatcttcagAAGAAACAACTACAGTGAACATTGTGTCCAGCAATCCTCCAAAACgaaaaagaaaagtaaacacacaaacaaaaactagtaaaaaaagaaaaattaaaagcgAAAACGATCTTGATGATGATAAACCTCTTTCTAAATCTGTCACTAAGAAGGTTGCATCTTTAAAGTCAGCAAAAAAGGTTGCTACCTCAAAGCCTGTTAAAAAGGTTGCAGCTGCAAAGCCGGTTAAGAAGGTTGCATCAGCATCTCCAAAACGTGTTAAAAAGGTTGCATCATCAAAGTCTACAGAAAAAGATGAAACGGAAAAGGCTAGTAAAAAAAAGGATGGAGTTGATATAGCATTCTTTGATAATTATGCCACAGTTGAGTTTCTTACACATGAAGATGCCAGGAAAGAGGTGCTACAAAGAAGAGAGTCTACTAACTATAAAGTATCACCGTTTAAATGTGATTTGTGTTATAGAGGGTTTGAAGCTAAGAGTGCATTTGAGAATCATATGAAAAGACATAAAAcagtaagtataattttaaacattgatTAGAGTATTTATTTAGTCATTAGGGGGGTAGTTACTTTACATGGTTATAAACTTAGTTTTATCTAAAATTTCAAATCCCACATATATAGCCTTAAAAAGTGCTCCTTCATGATATTatattgtgtttaattttttaatatacttCTTGTAAGTTGTAAGTTGAGCTGAGCATTCCTGCCCTTGCCCAATTATTATTTGGTTTTGTTGCAGCAAGTTTTCATATATGATCTTCTATCTTCATTGTAATGAATGTGTTTTTATTCTGATATGATATCAATTGACATAATTATCATTTTCAGGAATTTGGTGATCATGAATGTGAGGTCTGTCACCTGAGGTTTCCGACACAAGTGAAGCTATGTAAGCACCGGCTGTCGTGTCATAAGAGAAAGTTCAGCTGTAAATTATGCTCTTATGTATGTTATTGCATGTAAGTGAAATACTAATTTGAgagttcatctatttatttggaatattttaatcataaagCTGGAATTCCGAGAGGCACCACTTAGTACAGTTGCCCTTTCCTGAATTGACATTAGAATTGATTGCACCATGACTGTGTAATGtagtttctttattaaatacttaaggATAAAGACTTAATTTTACTTGTAATTTACTTACAGATATCAAGCAAAAACTCATGTTAGTCTACACAAGGGAACAAAGTATCCATGTAAACACTGTGGTGAATTATTCaggtaacttatttttttatttataaaataggtataattcccattattattattttttaggaaaagtTTAAAAAACCTTCCTCAATTAGTATAgaagttattattttcattatatatTCAAACTGACACTTGCTTCCTTAAGTCTATTAATATTTTCGATAAGAATGTACAATTAATTCGTTTCCATAATTTCAGTATGCCAAACAGTCTACTAATGCACATGCGTATGAAGCATTTGAAGGAGTCTGTGCGCGAGAGTGTCTGTGAGATGTGTGGCAGCACGTTCAGAACACCACACGGATTGTACCTGCATAATATGAAAGTGCATAGACAGGTAAGATGATAAGGGTTTTGAAATAAAGGTACTGAATTAAATAGACAACTCTGAAAAAATAGGTAGATTTATTTTTCCCTCAAATTAAAgaatgatttaataataactgaAAGGATTGTATTCTTCAGTATTTAAAATGTAGCTAGACCTCCAATTTTGACATCTGTAATCACTCAAGTGACTGATCTATAAGTTATCAGGCAACACTCGATTatcttttgcaaatattttttattggattgTTGCGTTAGAGCAcctacttcaaaatattttcacctTTGCAGGAAAAGAATGAGAAGCTTGGCCCCAAATGTGACGACTGTGGTGTGCACTTTGCGTCAGAGCTGGCTTGGAAGCGACATTTAGTGATTGCAACTAAACATAAAGTCAGGTAAACAATCTTTTAGAATACCTAATATACTTACTCCACCAAACCAtagtgaattattttttaatcaaccAATAGAATTTTGTTACTCAATCATTTTTTTCACCTTTCCTTATTATGTGTGTgatttctaattcatttatataaatgatataaaaaaatattcattgtttAAAAACTCCAAAGCGGAGGCTTTGGTTAAGTCTGGTCCTAAAAATAGTCATGGCATATTTATGTTGATCTCTTTTTACAATCCTCGACAAAAAGTGTCTCCATCTCTAAGGTACCACAAGTAGCTAAAACaagtaattatattatcaacttACCCTTACAGTAATGGCTGCAAATTCTGTGGAGAAACGTTTGCAAATGAAGACGACTTGAAGACTCATCTGAAAGTGCATTCTCGGAAGCAAATCAACAGAAATCTAACGAAGTTGCCAGGCCCTTGTGCT encodes the following:
- the LOC110382220 gene encoding uncharacterized protein LOC110382220 isoform X3, with the translated sequence MTQKVHNASSGSYSKCKALDVKCSCTKCESPYCYAKRQEPAESCSCEDCRESNTCLFYNNRVVGFKSSHSDTTTSPRVSPFVASYIAPYVAPYVAPYLAPYIAPYIRHDYMTSAIGDYAYQIKRTDAGTNTVELCRKLVGTPKYSIEELKKKYLYKKKGAVSSNTNSYPYILDPDEIVPRKSEPTRHTLEVYETVSGTQRSIIESLKNVYLKDSNRVTRHTHNACQSVSETQRSLIESLKNVYLKDSNKAGHDHRGQPTQHTLEVYETVSETQKPIIESLKNIYLKDSNKSGHDSRGQPTRHTLQVYETVSETQKPIIESLKNIYLKDSNKSGHDSRGQPTRHTLKVYETVSETQKPIIESLKNIYLKDSNKSGHDSRGQPTRHTLQVYESVSETQRSVIESLKNVYLKDCNKSGHDSRGQPTRHTLQVYESVSETQRSIIESLKNVYLKESNKAERRGQPSRHTLEVYETVSETQKSLIETLKNVYLKGSTKHEAACCNELCSPCTAAPAGYVLDLKDKPAKNAGQVSEQNAFTHVLDNKWNTIEYPNNPYAKKYFCQCKDCQTEENPKPPTFDHPGYIVEVEKPKKVKKKDNNFKDCSCDDQSTNSNRSLPPPSGNSSGVGKNKHQLYHVDVRHNNMKNSNEYLQRKSGSRGYIYDVPKYNNNQTLDKSCACEVLKGKHFSSPYKPTKNAQDLLKDIVESQEDVILTNKCQKMSSGSAKQSKLPGYVIDLNSLNQTARKTNYTSNNLAKTSNPAGYIFDVPKKKCECSDTGMHKFGTPAQPINNTQVFNINRVEAQTVASDTHKNVENKVICECDKYESHDEAPKSEPVINNVPELPKNETENIEKGCSCKESEHKSKGSGCIYHVPKDPHAPMSKQCYKCSQKKSEANGYVYEVPKNTPDNTAQDDLKKTQPLPNKCQKDSCSCKQSEYKLKGPGFIYDVPKHAPTSRQGCKCSESTKIKSEAHGYVYDVPKQVKPKTCQCKESSAYKPTTVAQDILKNIVDTQANAVESLTNKCQKSSCNCKESQYKLKGPGFIYDVPKQPYGPTSFQVCKCSKLAKTKSEPQGYEVPNYKPTKVAQEIFDNIIGTQASAIGPLTNKCQKIYCSCRESEYKLKGPGFIYDVTKCPHEAISAKMKPELNKYVFEVQKHMKQASGDKQKTCQCRESSKNKLDTTQTHNSSSHLNSPKRKSDAPGYIYEVPKYPSKSEKTPCVCHQKSHSDSRGYIYDVRHVTNISQKPRNESGSQTNATGSLPNKCQQGSGSCGCKESEYKLKGPGFIYDVPKHAPTSRQGCKCKESAKITPETHGYIFDVPKPVKLKTCQCKESSAGHNTTTQEQSNTTQIYSINRLETQFIVSDIHHNFNKKSCNCSKSSKSKSELSQQIFEVPKYTSKSKKKSCQCGPTYKRKSESHGYVYEVTKYKPTKTAQEIFKNILGTQARAIGLLPNKCRKNNCKKSEYKLKGPGFVYDVPKYPRKPTSRKSYESSDSAKLKSESHGYIYEVPRYMKEQSGDDQKRCACRGPPKIQFRSSEYSEYQKYNMTSREPCNTTQIFSINRLETQYAAYNAICNMNKKLCTCHAPEKQKPELAGYIYDVPKNINSKSEKSNCECSPTEKRESESHGYVYEVPKYEPNKNGTNAFRKDRTQVSCECKTVIGSGFVHDLPRHPDAPTTRKSCECTDSANQRNKSESHGYIYEVPKNSRNESSDNKTKLSTNKKTCECKEPTKSKPESFGYEFTYMKSKLCSEDVIKLINKQKQTIESLSNQYKNSSSNGLASKDKSLCGCNNSSRYKSNSNAQDLFKDILEIQKNAIETLTNKYHKKNCDCNVCKKNELESSGFIYELPKLAHVSTVQENNCECAESSKQISDSPRYEVDLTKESCACSADNEYEATKSSQIVESKSIPPESQNNCKQMLCTDTETAKLSDLILKDNVPCNEKRSSKDNLELNNCPCVPLNANNAPPTETNNDAAQCNTGKAMLSAEVMDVPYTEFNASVACAKSESSNKLKKLTKYDIFKRIKEAYKACSCKVCECIAGKPVKPDICKCKPCECTDCLSFLERNDFNTSSSGSSKCTCDGCNKSLCPVAMNKLEICDCSPCNCVDCARGFTKSCDCEPCQCVVCKARTIPQRQTLVVAPVGREQNVQRIACTCSPCDCIECGQVHRLTSSVMHEMSTGTNRHALCRCEICLDDACDQSGVDSCKCPKRNKVMNKPVEKDTHDFDIRVATIVQKPMAQQNNRKGKSHDTIAMFAAVPNTYPDLQSSIQECTCEEGCECISCVYKEHAINSIKSSQLFTSIETGAKSSISENRTFSSYHCQLCKTQMDDRSSLNVPVHMSATSKCMSECCDCIDCGKNESRSPQRSLTVPYNRMGHEQSMSKNNAKASHEINLQNNEISDSVLSGYSSIETSSKISCHKGYGMITQNSRNKNKSWESSCNSSGHDYPEYLIQFPKSTVEHCLKDVMESDMDKNVKLGQFNTNSNATEEQTELNSFDTSLAKENYFLECGITDSHNSEYICRTKNNCDVSCLPDSPQYSLHTNAKGSNTLDSNQHLVLQVNNRQCSHKPETNECHESNVKQTKDINELQASCYVLDRRSSCNNNDESIYVGNRTIFNPMPNDNEFHASDKVFDHNIADDNTTNVLLPIHNEQYCTRKYLEQLPQSCLVSAANGLSFEDYERIRKTLKEAKEFTRELIKLLKMYEKANNDFDSVSEKLKISHASLLSGDINAIRGARKDVVEDRIVSEEEYNKMNHELQGGHLQAPPKMNESIALDPSHDFNSVLETNELVQIDTHLNKNEVCCESAVNVKMIEEHLEVIQNVQNTTCKPLEKDSFHASEENTAVCTVNNRGIRKKYRTHIRNYKKYTKLLRYILTISRKISDISSNASELTPVTKYHVTVGTSSTVVAESIQKMNNELSTLLPIKDSQELHILRRQGNGLNQILKKLETVFRNFEKDAVSLKTSVLGKSLEEYKMEIGSIRHELEETDTCPILKTKSSWNIEPRKNSKDLCIIPSMELDLKKMVHSIPQQKVVSKKRLNVPHHKNKALADLQEEVKKLLEMPSLQPQEPIHYTTDCVKENLIKKQRNKFNSEIEEAPMPETSLPSFCSSNQFKHVDREVYCSSTNMDIAMQIRDLLNLAVEMMPLKSQRGLDSVATATRVPSMGSDTDSCEFLKVGFTALRRVSDNTVFVKWNVPRVLDKVKGYELLVDGRSVKTILTPTKSMAVVSCLPHTEKVLLTIRTITSDVSTGRYPATTIIYNPRVK
- the LOC110382220 gene encoding uncharacterized protein LOC110382220 isoform X4; protein product: MIEEHLEVIQNVQNTTCKPLEKDSFHASEENTAVCTVNNRGIRKKYRTHIRNYKKYTKLLRYILTISRKISDISSNASELTPVTKYHVTVGTSSTVVAESIQKMNNELSTLLPIKDSQELHILRRQGNGLNQILKKLETVFRNFEKDAVSLKTSVLGKSLEEYKMEIGSIRHELEETDTCPILKTKSSWNIEPRKNSKDLCIIPSMELDLKKMVHSIPQQKVVSKKRLNVPHHKNKALADLQEEVKKLLEMPSLQPQEPIHYTTDCVKENLIKKQRNKFNSEIEEAPMPETSLPSFCSSNQFKHVDREVYCSSTNMDIAMQIRDLLNLAVEMMPLKSQRGLDSVATATRVPSMGSDTDSCEFLKVGFTALRRVSDNTVFVKWNVPRVLDKVKGYELLVDGRSVKTILTPTKSMAVVSCLPHTEKVLLTIRTITSDVSTGRYPATTIIYNPRVK